The following proteins come from a genomic window of Campylobacter concisus:
- a CDS encoding BCCT family transporter — protein MFKFQRSKFNNSVFIPSLVVIVLITAFAAIFPNLSNEFFKGMQNYIAAKFGWFYILAVAVILLSVIILGFSKLGEIKLGADHVKPEHKNISWFSMLFAAGMGIGLVFFGVAEPLMHYLNPPVGDAQTIAAQKLALNITFFHWGMSAWSVYAIVALILAFFSYRHGLPLTLRSAFYPIIGDKIYGKIGSAIDTFAVVATLFGVATSLGYGVLQVNAGLTHVFGLPTMHITLLIVLCFAATISAASGVDKGIKILSNANIALAICFMFLILFLGDTTQLLKSFVQNSGDYVSTLISNTFNLYAYERQNESWLGGWTLLYWTWWLSWSPFVGLFIAKISKGRTIREFVIGVLLVPTGFTFAWMSFFGNSAIALVQGGFSELATTVNSDSASALFMFLEKFSFSGVLSTIAVFMIVIFFVTSADSAAIVMNMLCSNGRDDTPVWQKVFWGVTVGVVAAFLMLAGGLGSLQALTITTALPFAIVLLGAIYGLFKALRVDLTKKETNNFSNMPISDLSKPWQERLSAIITLPGKKDGKKFLNEVVLKVFNELKEEFAKNGLEAKVTNGENFVNLNVGLGDEMDFRYGVYLTKSQSPDYTRELDGDDLYYRAEVYLKEGGQDYDVLGWSEATLINDVIEQYRKHMQFLHVVRR, from the coding sequence ATGTTTAAATTTCAAAGGTCAAAATTTAACAACTCAGTATTTATCCCATCGCTTGTTGTCATAGTTTTAATAACGGCATTTGCAGCGATTTTTCCAAATTTATCAAATGAGTTTTTTAAAGGTATGCAAAACTACATCGCGGCCAAATTTGGCTGGTTTTACATCCTAGCCGTCGCCGTCATACTTCTAAGCGTCATTATACTTGGCTTTAGCAAGCTTGGCGAGATCAAGCTTGGAGCTGATCACGTAAAGCCAGAGCACAAAAATATCTCGTGGTTTTCTATGCTTTTTGCCGCTGGCATGGGCATAGGTCTAGTATTTTTTGGTGTGGCCGAGCCGCTCATGCACTATCTAAACCCACCAGTTGGCGACGCGCAAACTATCGCAGCGCAAAAGCTTGCGTTGAATATCACATTTTTTCACTGGGGCATGAGTGCATGGTCAGTTTATGCTATCGTAGCGCTAATTCTAGCCTTTTTCTCGTATAGACACGGCTTGCCACTCACGCTTAGATCGGCGTTTTATCCGATCATCGGAGATAAAATTTACGGCAAGATAGGTAGCGCCATCGATACATTTGCCGTCGTAGCGACCCTTTTTGGTGTGGCGACCTCGCTGGGATATGGTGTGCTTCAGGTAAATGCCGGTCTTACGCACGTTTTTGGCCTGCCGACTATGCACATCACGCTTCTAATAGTGCTTTGTTTTGCAGCTACCATCTCAGCGGCAAGCGGCGTGGATAAGGGCATCAAGATCTTATCAAACGCAAATATCGCGCTAGCTATATGTTTTATGTTTTTGATACTATTTTTAGGCGATACGACACAGCTTCTAAAGTCGTTTGTACAAAACAGTGGCGACTACGTCTCTACGCTCATCTCAAATACCTTTAACCTCTACGCCTATGAGAGGCAAAACGAGAGCTGGCTTGGTGGCTGGACGCTGCTATACTGGACTTGGTGGCTATCTTGGTCGCCGTTTGTGGGGCTTTTTATAGCTAAAATTTCAAAGGGCAGAACGATAAGAGAATTTGTGATCGGCGTACTTTTAGTGCCAACTGGCTTTACCTTTGCTTGGATGAGCTTTTTTGGCAACTCAGCGATCGCTCTTGTGCAAGGCGGCTTTAGCGAGCTAGCAACGACTGTAAATTCCGACTCAGCCTCAGCACTTTTTATGTTTTTAGAAAAATTTAGCTTCTCAGGCGTGCTAAGCACCATCGCCGTCTTTATGATCGTCATATTTTTTGTGACTTCTGCCGACTCTGCGGCGATCGTGATGAATATGCTTTGTTCAAACGGTAGGGATGATACGCCGGTTTGGCAAAAGGTCTTTTGGGGCGTTACAGTGGGCGTCGTGGCGGCATTTTTGATGCTAGCAGGCGGTCTTGGCTCACTTCAAGCACTTACGATCACGACCGCGCTGCCATTTGCCATAGTGCTACTTGGTGCTATTTATGGGCTATTTAAGGCGTTACGTGTGGATCTAACCAAAAAAGAGACAAATAACTTTAGCAACATGCCCATTAGTGATCTTTCAAAGCCGTGGCAAGAGCGCCTAAGTGCGATCATTACGCTGCCAGGCAAGAAAGATGGCAAGAAATTTTTAAACGAAGTCGTGCTAAAAGTTTTTAACGAGCTAAAAGAGGAATTTGCCAAAAACGGCCTTGAAGCAAAGGTCACAAATGGCGAAAATTTTGTAAATTTAAATGTCGGACTTGGCGACGAGATGGACTTTAGATATGGCGTCTATCTCACCAAGAGCCAGAGCCCAGACTACACCAGAGAGCTTGACGGCGACGATCTTTACTACAGAGCCGAGGTATATCTAAAAGAGGGTGGTCAAGACTACGACGTGCTTGGTTGGAGCGAGGCCACGCTGATAAATGACGTAATCGAGCAATACCGCAAACATATGCAGTTCTTGCATGTCGTTAGAAGGTAG
- a CDS encoding DKNYY domain-containing protein: MRKITIRFVYFLVILTLFFVLAMLYLWHEGEYQRGFANIDSSEFYRSPEGKIYVQISGSGKYELKGVDEASFRILKLKHAYDYSNVAADKNHVYCAREILPGLDPKSAKVLGNGYLSDGKISYYCATRSEKEAGFREFSAIMKNLAHVFIKSYDDSPYFYRTKRVEGTNLEPIFDAGFARDGGTLYYKGEKLDADPSELRYITAENGAPSGYYTDGKSLFLGFYKLDASYTDGTRRICYDDKHDMEYLFEPKSGAAFANELKFSAQNMPYSAIYSVDNVHSFWPLFASKDGIYFWDGSKNEQAKISDYQLKGELKRLYTDVFVDEGSAYFLQQGEEWQRSRHGRHLVAQIVSLYKFAPSSSWRELGLVKDGEYGAVYANGDKLYFFSKIKPFYGIKHSVYEVADLSVIEILTRPSKSLSAKDISGMIKRGELVEASGEEVARSRIEYDSPKIILYITFGIAFVVIVLITLAKPKRDKSDLR, translated from the coding sequence ATGAGAAAAATTACTATTAGATTTGTTTATTTTTTAGTCATCTTGACGCTATTTTTTGTTTTGGCGATGCTTTATCTATGGCATGAGGGCGAGTATCAAAGAGGCTTTGCAAACATTGATAGTAGCGAGTTTTACCGCTCGCCTGAGGGTAAAATTTACGTTCAAATTTCAGGCAGTGGCAAGTATGAGCTAAAAGGCGTCGATGAGGCTAGTTTTAGGATTTTAAAGCTAAAACATGCATACGACTACTCAAATGTGGCGGCTGATAAAAATCATGTCTATTGCGCTAGAGAAATTTTGCCTGGTCTTGATCCAAAAAGTGCCAAAGTGCTTGGCAATGGCTATCTAAGTGATGGCAAGATAAGCTATTATTGCGCCACTAGAAGCGAGAAAGAGGCGGGATTTAGAGAATTTAGCGCCATTATGAAAAACCTTGCTCACGTTTTTATAAAAAGCTACGATGATAGCCCTTATTTTTACAGGACAAAAAGGGTTGAAGGCACAAATTTAGAGCCTATATTTGACGCTGGCTTTGCAAGAGATGGCGGCACGCTTTACTACAAGGGCGAAAAGCTTGACGCAGATCCTAGCGAGCTAAGATACATCACAGCAGAAAATGGCGCTCCTAGCGGATATTACACAGACGGCAAGAGCCTATTTTTAGGCTTTTATAAGCTTGATGCGAGCTACACAGATGGGACGCGCCGGATTTGCTATGATGATAAGCACGATATGGAATATCTTTTTGAGCCAAAAAGTGGGGCGGCGTTTGCAAATGAGCTCAAATTTAGCGCTCAAAATATGCCTTATAGCGCAATTTATAGCGTGGATAACGTGCACTCGTTTTGGCCTCTTTTTGCCAGCAAAGATGGAATTTACTTTTGGGATGGCAGTAAAAACGAGCAAGCTAAAATTTCAGACTACCAGCTAAAAGGCGAGCTAAAAAGGCTCTATACTGACGTTTTTGTAGATGAGGGCTCAGCGTATTTTTTACAGCAAGGCGAAGAGTGGCAGCGCTCAAGGCACGGCAGACACTTAGTAGCACAAATAGTCTCTTTATATAAATTTGCCCCAAGCTCCTCTTGGCGTGAGTTAGGGCTGGTAAAAGATGGCGAATATGGCGCAGTTTATGCAAATGGCGATAAGCTCTATTTTTTTAGCAAGATAAAGCCATTTTATGGCATAAAGCATAGCGTTTATGAGGTGGCGGATCTGAGCGTCATAGAAATTTTAACAAGACCATCTAAATCGCTTAGTGCAAAAGATATCAGCGGTATGATAAAGCGCGGCGAGCTAGTGGAGGCAAGTGGCGAAGAGGTCGCAAGATCTAGGATAGAGTATGACTCGCCAAAGATCATTTTATATATCACATTTGGCATAGCTTTTGTCGTCATAGTGCTAATAACTCTTGCAAAACCAAAGAGAGATAAAAGCGACTTGAGATAA
- a CDS encoding DKNYY domain-containing protein, with amino-acid sequence MLKKHPLISVMIAIVVIFFAIYFFIFGLATILDDDIGDSKELNNSFFYVKDDKVYAMVPSGGKFELIGVRASKFRYIDTGKYDNRNVGASDEAVYCGNLVMSGLDPNGVRALGNGYFGDGKITYFCDSVSETNLEISALKEFWDIVSHKMFDTPKAQTHIYKFRQVDNANLAAILGFGYASDGVKVYHDGKELEGANASKMRYIEQASGRKSVHFTTDGENVYYDSTKLGIKFSPQMRDIGEIWRIHYLYEPNSGMVYANDHAFDPKFAPYEPLFNLKDEHSYHALFRGKGGIYHWERKWQWYNSIDEGEFVRDGDDPFKGEITPLYGDVVISDGKTYFLKTYEIWHNTKNDHSLSSRHTCIVRLDTKEQWRKIGLVRNDGYGAVYANGDKTYYFDNVGYGWRFNSSVYDINDLGVVEILTRPYGPNVKNLKLDEIVKMVDQGAMTPAEGEVVIDAISDFDDYSQKYAYWIFLAIAFIVSVVGAIFKNKKQKSGLKKRVDDYR; translated from the coding sequence ATGCTAAAAAAACATCCGCTAATTTCCGTAATGATCGCCATTGTTGTGATATTTTTTGCTATCTATTTTTTTATCTTTGGGTTAGCTACTATTTTAGACGACGACATTGGCGATAGTAAAGAGTTAAATAATAGCTTTTTTTACGTCAAAGATGACAAAGTCTATGCCATGGTGCCAAGCGGCGGTAAATTTGAGCTAATAGGCGTGAGGGCCAGCAAATTTAGATACATTGACACCGGAAAATACGACAACAGAAACGTTGGCGCTAGCGATGAGGCGGTATATTGTGGCAATCTCGTGATGAGCGGGCTTGATCCAAATGGCGTTAGAGCGCTTGGCAATGGCTATTTTGGCGATGGCAAGATCACATATTTTTGTGATAGCGTAAGCGAGACGAACCTCGAAATATCCGCGCTTAAAGAGTTTTGGGACATCGTCTCACATAAAATGTTTGATACGCCAAAAGCGCAAACTCATATCTATAAATTTAGGCAGGTTGATAACGCAAATTTAGCAGCGATCTTGGGCTTTGGCTATGCAAGCGACGGCGTGAAGGTCTATCATGATGGCAAAGAGCTAGAGGGCGCAAATGCTAGTAAAATGCGATATATCGAGCAGGCATCTGGCAGAAAGAGCGTGCATTTTACGACTGACGGAGAAAATGTCTATTATGACAGCACAAAACTAGGGATCAAATTTAGCCCACAAATGCGTGATATCGGCGAGATATGGCGCATTCACTATCTTTATGAGCCAAATTCTGGCATGGTCTATGCAAACGATCACGCATTTGACCCAAAATTTGCCCCATACGAGCCACTTTTTAACCTAAAAGATGAGCACTCCTATCATGCGCTCTTTCGCGGCAAAGGCGGGATCTATCACTGGGAGCGAAAGTGGCAGTGGTATAACAGCATAGATGAGGGCGAGTTTGTAAGAGACGGAGACGATCCGTTTAAAGGCGAGATAACGCCGTTATATGGCGACGTGGTGATAAGTGATGGCAAGACATATTTTCTAAAAACCTATGAAATTTGGCACAACACGAAAAATGATCACAGCCTAAGCTCACGCCACACGTGTATCGTAAGGCTTGATACAAAAGAGCAGTGGCGAAAGATAGGGCTTGTAAGAAACGATGGCTACGGAGCGGTTTATGCAAACGGAGATAAGACATATTATTTTGATAACGTCGGCTACGGCTGGCGTTTTAACAGCAGCGTTTATGATATAAACGACCTTGGTGTGGTTGAAATTCTCACTCGTCCTTATGGCCCAAATGTTAAGAATTTAAAACTTGATGAGATAGTAAAAATGGTAGATCAAGGCGCTATGACGCCAGCTGAGGGCGAGGTGGTGATCGATGCGATAAGCGACTTTGATGATTACTCGCAAAAATATGCCTACTGGATATTTTTAGCCATTGCATTTATAGTCTCGGTAGTTGGCGCTATTTTTAAAAACAAAAAGCAAAAAAGTGGGCTTAAAAAAAGGGTGGATGATTATAGATAA
- the abc-f gene encoding ribosomal protection-like ABC-F family protein, which translates to MALIDLIDVSKKFGANEILNGVNFSINENEKIAIIGKNGSGKSTLMKIISGEVTVDSGRRIVQSLISVEMLAQNPNFNATFSVREALNNELKEIFDAISEYEKSGVLLANDPENKEILKEQERLIKFIEAKDGWNIEHKIERILQEFKLKEYENRPICSLSGGEIRRVALGALILKKPDVLLLDEPTNHLDVYMVKFLEDMLKGSNQSIVFISHDRYFIDALATRCVEVEDASLKNFEGGYANYLTKKEEILASLAKSHETLLKQLKAEEEWLRRGVKARLKRNEGRKERVLAMREEAKKNPGVIRRVRLELERASKNFNQTQSQNRKKMLFEFKNLSKSIDGKVLFEKFDARVLQGERIAIVGRNGSGKSTLLKILLGLEKPSSGEIKRGEVSIGYFDQARNVLDDDKSLIETFCPNGGDHVLVRGRNMHVYGYLKNFLFPKEFLDKKIGVLSGGEKNRVALALLFTKTYDVLVLDEPTNDLDIATINILEDYLQSFEGAILLVSHDRYFVDKMANKLWAFEGERINVLHEEYSVYLELEDEMKELDKFEKELSNSQNEAKQKSKTGAKLSYKQTQILNTYPDKISALEIRITELNEALSDPKIYQELGLTTLYNELEAAKAELEELENDYFEVLEIAEGLE; encoded by the coding sequence ATGGCATTAATCGACCTGATAGACGTTAGTAAAAAATTCGGCGCAAATGAAATTTTAAATGGTGTAAATTTTAGTATAAATGAAAATGAAAAGATCGCAATAATCGGCAAAAATGGCAGTGGTAAGAGCACGCTAATGAAGATCATCTCTGGTGAGGTGACGGTGGATAGCGGCAGACGGATAGTGCAAAGCCTAATAAGCGTCGAGATGCTAGCACAAAATCCAAATTTTAACGCCACGTTTAGTGTGAGAGAAGCGCTAAATAACGAGCTAAAAGAGATATTTGATGCGATAAGCGAGTACGAAAAAAGTGGAGTCTTGCTAGCAAACGACCCAGAAAACAAAGAAATTTTAAAAGAGCAAGAGAGACTTATAAAATTTATAGAAGCAAAAGATGGCTGGAATATCGAGCACAAAATAGAGCGAATTTTGCAAGAATTTAAGCTAAAAGAGTATGAAAACAGGCCTATTTGCTCGCTAAGTGGCGGCGAGATTAGACGCGTGGCACTTGGTGCGCTCATCCTTAAAAAGCCAGATGTGCTGCTACTTGATGAGCCAACAAACCACCTTGATGTTTACATGGTCAAATTTCTTGAAGATATGCTAAAGGGTTCAAATCAAAGCATAGTTTTTATAAGCCACGATAGGTATTTTATCGATGCGCTGGCAACCAGGTGCGTTGAGGTCGAGGATGCAAGCTTAAAAAATTTCGAGGGCGGATATGCAAACTATCTAACCAAAAAAGAGGAAATTTTAGCAAGCCTTGCAAAGTCGCATGAAACGCTACTAAAGCAGCTAAAAGCTGAAGAGGAGTGGCTAAGGCGCGGCGTAAAAGCTAGACTAAAACGAAATGAAGGCAGAAAAGAGCGAGTGCTCGCCATGCGCGAGGAGGCCAAGAAAAACCCAGGCGTGATAAGACGCGTGAGGCTTGAGCTTGAGCGCGCGAGTAAAAATTTCAACCAAACGCAGAGCCAAAACCGCAAAAAAATGCTCTTTGAGTTTAAAAATTTAAGCAAAAGCATAGACGGCAAGGTGCTTTTTGAAAAATTTGACGCAAGGGTTTTACAAGGCGAAAGGATCGCCATAGTCGGGCGAAATGGTAGCGGCAAAAGTACACTACTTAAAATTTTGCTAGGACTTGAAAAGCCAAGTAGTGGCGAGATAAAAAGAGGCGAAGTAAGTATCGGCTACTTTGATCAAGCGAGAAATGTCCTTGATGATGACAAGAGCCTCATCGAGACATTTTGTCCAAACGGTGGCGACCACGTGCTAGTTCGTGGGCGAAATATGCACGTTTATGGCTATCTTAAAAATTTCCTTTTCCCAAAAGAATTTTTAGATAAAAAGATAGGTGTTTTAAGTGGTGGCGAGAAAAACCGCGTGGCGCTTGCACTTCTTTTTACAAAAACCTACGACGTACTAGTACTTGACGAGCCGACAAATGACCTAGATATCGCAACTATTAACATTTTAGAGGATTATTTGCAAAGCTTTGAGGGGGCGATCTTGTTAGTAAGCCACGATAGATATTTTGTCGATAAGATGGCAAATAAGCTTTGGGCGTTTGAAGGCGAGAGGATAAATGTTTTGCACGAAGAATACAGCGTATATTTGGAGCTTGAAGATGAAATGAAAGAGCTTGATAAATTTGAAAAAGAGCTCTCAAATAGTCAAAATGAAGCTAAGCAAAAGAGCAAAACAGGCGCAAAGCTGAGCTACAAACAAACGCAAATTTTAAACACATATCCAGATAAAATTTCAGCCCTTGAAATAAGAATAACCGAGCTAAACGAGGCTCTAAGCGACCCTAAAATTTATCAAGAACTAGGTCTTACCACGCTTTATAACGAGCTAGAAGCGGCAAAAGCCGAGCTAGAAGAGCTTGAAAATGACTATTTTGAAGTACTTGAGATCGCCGAGGGGCTGGAGTAG
- a CDS encoding MATE family efflux transporter, with the protein MNLSMKKLVIPIFLDMFLHFITLIINTYMVTKVSVHLVGAMGAGNQVMDLFMTIFNFLSIGCSVVVAQALGAKKNDLASNVIHASITSNTIFGVFSAIIIYVFGYNILNLLNVPKELINESFSYLHILGFALLFDGIGMVLAAVLRVYNFATGVMLTSVLMNVITIFGNAIALFGWFDLPNLGLQGVALSTLVGRLIGVFVLLYMLTRVAKVKIFISKLLIVPFEILKKILTIGLPSAGENLLWMAQYMVAFGFVASMGEASLSVQTIYFQITLLILLCGASISVANEVIVGHLVGASEFNEAYTRTFKALKIGVFITLIVVLIAYALKNQIMDALNLNENLRAIMLPLFTLSIFLEAGRTFNIVIVNALRASGDAKFPLATGLIFMWGLSLPLGYFLGIYLGWGIIGVWIGFCADEWLRGLANTWRWRSKKWQEKRLV; encoded by the coding sequence ATGAATCTTTCTATGAAAAAATTAGTAATTCCTATATTTTTAGATATGTTTTTACACTTCATCACACTCATCATCAACACCTACATGGTAACGAAAGTGAGCGTACATCTTGTGGGCGCCATGGGTGCAGGTAATCAAGTGATGGATCTTTTTATGACTATTTTTAACTTTCTAAGCATTGGCTGCTCGGTCGTCGTCGCACAAGCCTTGGGAGCTAAAAAGAACGATCTTGCCTCAAACGTCATACATGCAAGCATCACTTCAAACACCATATTTGGCGTATTTTCAGCTATCATCATCTACGTCTTTGGCTACAACATCTTAAATTTACTAAACGTGCCAAAAGAGCTCATCAACGAGAGTTTTTCATATCTACATATCCTTGGCTTTGCCCTGCTCTTTGACGGCATAGGTATGGTGCTAGCTGCGGTACTTCGCGTTTATAACTTTGCAACCGGCGTAATGCTAACCTCAGTTTTAATGAACGTCATCACCATTTTTGGCAATGCTATCGCCCTTTTTGGCTGGTTTGACCTGCCAAATTTAGGCCTCCAAGGGGTTGCTCTCTCGACGCTTGTAGGCAGACTAATAGGCGTTTTTGTCCTACTTTACATGCTCACTCGCGTGGCAAAAGTTAAAATTTTTATTAGCAAGCTACTTATCGTGCCATTTGAAATTTTAAAGAAAATACTCACCATCGGCCTTCCAAGCGCAGGGGAAAATTTACTCTGGATGGCGCAATACATGGTCGCTTTTGGCTTTGTAGCAAGCATGGGCGAGGCTAGCCTTAGCGTACAGACTATCTACTTTCAGATCACGCTTCTTATCTTACTTTGTGGAGCAAGTATCAGCGTGGCAAACGAGGTCATCGTAGGGCATTTAGTAGGCGCTAGCGAGTTTAACGAGGCCTATACAAGGACATTTAAAGCGCTAAAAATAGGCGTTTTTATAACTCTTATTGTCGTTCTTATCGCCTACGCACTTAAAAACCAGATCATGGACGCACTAAATTTAAACGAAAATTTACGTGCGATCATGCTACCGCTTTTTACACTTTCGATATTTCTTGAAGCGGGTAGAACCTTTAACATAGTCATCGTAAACGCCCTTCGTGCAAGTGGTGACGCGAAATTTCCTCTTGCGACTGGCCTTATCTTCATGTGGGGGCTTTCACTGCCACTTGGATATTTTTTAGGTATCTATCTTGGCTGGGGAATTATCGGCGTTTGGATAGGATTTTGTGCTGATGAGTGGCTAAGAGGTCTTGCAAATACGTGGCGTTGGAGAAGTAAAAAATGGCAAGAAAAACGCCTAGTTTAA
- a CDS encoding M48 family metallopeptidase, with product MARKTPSLKQKSINLDFYGLSVLINFKTNVKSMRLRVGKDAKITLSMPFYSTQKMALSFLEMHRIWLENTYKKALLNLPKDDEMKFLGQIYKIKFDENFKEPFFDGEFVFTPNLKSLERFVKVRAKELFLELISHFQPFINKPIKRIVIRNSKTRWGSCNHKKGYINLSLRLIEKPLSAVRYVVLHELTHLLYPHHQSSFYKFIEHIMPDYKEQERILRA from the coding sequence ATGGCAAGAAAAACGCCTAGTTTAAAGCAAAAGAGCATAAATTTAGACTTTTATGGGCTAAGCGTTTTAATAAATTTTAAAACAAATGTAAAATCCATGCGTCTAAGAGTTGGCAAGGATGCTAAGATCACGCTATCTATGCCATTTTATAGCACACAAAAGATGGCTCTTAGTTTTCTTGAGATGCACAGAATTTGGCTTGAAAATACTTACAAAAAAGCTCTTTTGAATTTACCAAAAGATGATGAGATGAAATTTCTTGGGCAAATTTATAAGATAAAATTTGATGAAAATTTTAAAGAGCCATTTTTTGATGGCGAGTTTGTCTTTACGCCAAATTTAAAAAGCCTTGAGCGTTTTGTAAAAGTAAGAGCAAAAGAGCTATTTTTAGAGCTTATAAGCCATTTTCAGCCTTTTATAAATAAGCCAATCAAGCGTATAGTCATACGAAATAGCAAAACTCGCTGGGGCAGCTGTAATCACAAAAAAGGCTATATAAACCTAAGCCTAAGACTCATAGAAAAGCCACTCTCAGCCGTGCGCTACGTCGTACTTCACGAGCTTACTCACCTACTCTATCCGCATCATCAAAGCAGCTTTTATAAATTTATAGAACATATCATGCCTGATTATAAAGAGCAAGAGAGAATTTTAAGAGCGTAA
- a CDS encoding tetratricopeptide repeat protein, which yields MKKMIFISILAACAFAGNFEDGLKAYGSSNFKEALAKFEAGCLANDVKSCVKVGAIYQLGKTALPNPSKALEYYNKACEAGEVEGCSAAGGLYLNTEPQKARELFNKACEKNDGYSCEMVGSILIEAKEFKKAYEFLVKGCELGDKMSCEFAGDLRRSKQL from the coding sequence ATGAAAAAAATGATTTTTATCTCAATCTTAGCTGCTTGTGCTTTTGCAGGTAACTTTGAAGATGGACTAAAGGCATATGGGAGCTCAAATTTCAAAGAAGCTTTGGCTAAATTTGAAGCAGGATGTTTGGCAAATGATGTAAAATCTTGCGTAAAAGTTGGAGCGATTTACCAACTAGGAAAAACAGCTCTACCTAATCCAAGCAAGGCCTTAGAGTACTATAATAAAGCTTGCGAAGCTGGTGAGGTTGAAGGTTGCTCGGCAGCTGGTGGACTTTATCTAAATACTGAGCCACAAAAAGCAAGAGAACTTTTTAATAAAGCTTGTGAGAAGAATGATGGATATTCTTGCGAGATGGTAGGTTCTATCTTAATAGAAGCTAAGGAATTTAAAAAAGCTTATGAATTTTTAGTAAAAGGCTGCGAATTAGGCGATAAGATGTCTTGCGAATTTGCAGGTGATCTAAGACGCTCAAAACAACTATAA